From a region of the Myxococcaceae bacterium JPH2 genome:
- a CDS encoding FHA domain-containing protein: MPTVKQLRPFARAPLASFLDASGAVVLIQQPPEPVFQQVALRLAQARTVGMAHRSRLVERLLVMLQGFDALNVHFLRPDHDGQELTVGRLEDCKLVVHDPSVSKLHAVLRWHAAAHTCSVRDSGSMNGTWLNTRSLNEGEEWMLNDGDALGFGDAQFLFLRAETLHAHLQAG; the protein is encoded by the coding sequence ATGCCCACCGTCAAGCAACTGCGCCCCTTCGCCCGTGCCCCTCTGGCCAGTTTCCTGGATGCCTCCGGCGCGGTGGTCCTCATCCAGCAGCCGCCCGAGCCCGTCTTCCAGCAGGTGGCCCTGCGCCTGGCCCAGGCCCGCACCGTGGGCATGGCGCACCGCTCCCGCCTCGTCGAGCGACTGCTCGTCATGCTCCAGGGCTTCGACGCGCTGAACGTCCATTTCCTCCGTCCGGACCACGACGGCCAGGAGCTGACCGTGGGCCGATTGGAGGACTGCAAGCTGGTCGTCCATGACCCCTCCGTCTCCAAGCTCCATGCCGTGCTGCGTTGGCACGCCGCGGCGCACACCTGCTCCGTGCGCGACTCTGGCTCCATGAATGGCACGTGGCTCAACACCCGCTCGCTGAACGAGGGTGAGGAGTGGATGCTCAATGATGGCGATGCCTTGGGCTTCGGTGACGCGCAGTTCCTCTTCCTCCGCGCCGAGACACTCCACGCCCATCTCCAGGCAGGGTGA
- a CDS encoding amidase — MDPFVTLDATAQAELVRRKEVSALELVDAAIARIERLNPKLNAVTQTQFEQARDKAKRPLPQGPFTGVPFLLKDFLLAQAGVPLTGGSRFSRDFVPDHDAELLQRQLRTGLVVLGKTNTPEFGLLPTTEGALLGACKNPWDLGRTVGGSSGGAAAAVASGMVPFAHAADGGGSIRIPAACCGLFGLKPTRGRNPLGPELADPYHALVVEHAVTRSVRDSAALLDATEGADPGAPTLAPPKTRPYLQEVGTPPGQLHIGLKLRNAMGAPIHPECLLAVSQAANLLEELGHIVIEEETLDDLNRVGVLADHSLPNEESLSLHFMTVWAAGVVYTIDSFAQRLGRTPGPEHFEPFTWSLYQFGLSQGLSAFLQAQAELQRFARAQARAFTDVDVWLMPTVAEPPPALGTFGAPADAPLTPLFRAASFTPYSPLANLTGHPAMSVPLHWTPDGLPVGVQFLGRFGGEATLFRLAAQLEAAQPWATRRPPLFG, encoded by the coding sequence ATGGACCCCTTCGTGACACTCGACGCGACCGCGCAGGCGGAGCTCGTCCGCCGCAAGGAAGTCTCCGCGCTGGAGCTGGTGGACGCCGCCATTGCCCGCATCGAACGGCTCAATCCCAAACTCAACGCCGTCACGCAGACCCAGTTCGAGCAGGCCCGCGACAAGGCGAAGCGCCCGCTCCCCCAAGGCCCCTTCACCGGCGTGCCCTTCCTCCTCAAGGACTTCCTGCTCGCGCAGGCGGGTGTCCCCCTCACGGGAGGCTCGCGCTTCTCGCGCGACTTCGTCCCCGACCACGACGCGGAGCTGCTCCAGCGCCAGCTTCGCACCGGGCTCGTCGTGCTCGGCAAGACGAACACCCCCGAGTTCGGCCTCTTGCCCACCACCGAGGGCGCGCTGCTGGGCGCGTGCAAGAACCCGTGGGACCTGGGGCGCACCGTCGGCGGCTCCAGTGGAGGCGCCGCCGCCGCGGTGGCCAGCGGCATGGTGCCCTTCGCGCACGCCGCCGATGGAGGTGGATCCATCCGCATCCCCGCCGCGTGTTGCGGCCTCTTCGGACTCAAGCCCACGCGAGGCCGCAATCCGCTCGGCCCCGAGCTGGCGGACCCGTATCACGCGCTCGTCGTGGAGCACGCCGTCACCCGCTCCGTGCGCGACAGCGCCGCGCTGCTCGACGCCACCGAGGGCGCGGATCCAGGCGCTCCCACGCTGGCACCGCCCAAGACGCGCCCCTACTTGCAGGAAGTGGGGACGCCCCCTGGCCAGCTCCACATCGGACTCAAGTTGCGCAATGCCATGGGCGCGCCCATCCACCCCGAGTGCCTGCTGGCCGTCAGTCAGGCCGCCAACCTGCTGGAGGAGCTGGGCCACATCGTCATCGAGGAGGAGACCCTCGATGACCTGAATCGGGTCGGCGTCCTCGCGGATCACTCCCTGCCGAACGAGGAATCCCTAAGCCTGCACTTCATGACGGTGTGGGCCGCGGGCGTCGTCTACACCATCGACAGCTTCGCGCAGCGCCTGGGCCGCACGCCCGGGCCCGAGCACTTCGAGCCCTTCACGTGGAGCCTGTATCAGTTCGGCCTCTCGCAGGGCCTGAGCGCGTTCCTCCAAGCCCAGGCGGAGCTGCAACGCTTCGCCCGCGCGCAGGCTCGGGCCTTCACCGACGTGGACGTCTGGCTCATGCCCACCGTGGCGGAGCCGCCTCCGGCGCTCGGCACCTTCGGCGCTCCGGCGGACGCGCCCCTCACGCCGCTGTTCCGCGCCGCGTCCTTCACGCCCTACAGCCCGCTGGCCAACCTCACCGGCCACCCCGCGATGAGCGTGCCCCTGCACTGGACGCCCGACGGGCTGCCCGTGGGCGTGCAGTTCCTGGGTCGGTTTGGCGGCGAGGCCACCCTCTTCCGGCTGGCCGCCCAGTTGGAAGCCGCCCAGCCCTGGGCCACGCGGCGTCCGCCCCTGTTCGGGTAG
- a CDS encoding DUF2380 domain-containing protein: MERVAALSVGVLLLLTGCASVAPERGQTLHLDALPHTADASERLTRRREAREDEAGAGSAVGGARASVAQTRRAVLDAVDEVKGSTRGIANSLSRLAARKQGIGGANGVFTRYVDSGANQLRWLSGTVAGTTALAETAGGVADEDMELGILRMTGPRLQAAMFGAILLATWTDFLGLADVTLEQVPSYSAERLFVDMSRVQRLMEPTLTALASQDPEQAEAAATAMPALMGKLTREFASIREGVRLSGERSGQVMAAAQVLEMVTLVSALKLSLPRLPPPPAAPVTLGVALVMGANGVMTGSQLVVSAEWVEMIRRLVQAGVISLPAVSAAVRIHAGHVLMAQGNGELPQGVRDALGDSPEVRGMQVRGRAGAGMSDAPKHHVLPNEYREWFEQRGFKGAMDIDQFCVRLEQAQHEALHGGGNWKLGRTWPGEWNRMIMETLREAEVEAGRRLTRNEILKEVAKHMRDYQIPMSFTPGAGR; the protein is encoded by the coding sequence TTGGAGCGCGTCGCTGCCCTCTCGGTTGGAGTGCTCCTGTTGTTGACCGGCTGTGCGTCGGTGGCGCCGGAGCGCGGCCAGACGCTCCACCTGGACGCCCTGCCGCACACTGCTGATGCGTCGGAACGGCTGACGCGCCGTCGTGAAGCGCGTGAAGACGAAGCCGGAGCTGGCTCGGCGGTTGGGGGAGCGCGCGCCAGTGTCGCGCAGACTCGGCGAGCCGTTCTCGATGCCGTCGACGAGGTGAAGGGTTCGACCCGCGGCATTGCCAATTCGCTCTCCAGGCTCGCGGCGCGGAAGCAGGGGATAGGAGGCGCCAATGGCGTGTTCACTCGCTACGTCGACTCCGGCGCCAATCAACTGCGCTGGCTCAGTGGGACAGTGGCGGGGACCACTGCTCTGGCGGAGACGGCGGGAGGAGTCGCGGACGAGGACATGGAACTGGGCATCCTCCGGATGACAGGCCCTCGGCTGCAGGCCGCGATGTTCGGCGCCATCCTCCTGGCGACATGGACTGACTTTCTGGGTCTCGCGGATGTCACGCTCGAGCAGGTCCCCAGCTACAGCGCCGAGCGGCTCTTCGTGGACATGAGCCGTGTGCAGCGGCTGATGGAGCCCACCCTGACTGCGCTCGCATCACAGGACCCCGAGCAGGCCGAAGCCGCGGCGACCGCGATGCCCGCGTTGATGGGCAAGCTGACGCGTGAGTTTGCATCCATTCGCGAGGGGGTTCGTTTGTCCGGGGAGCGCAGTGGGCAGGTCATGGCAGCGGCGCAGGTCCTCGAGATGGTGACCCTGGTCTCGGCGCTGAAGCTGTCTTTGCCACGCTTGCCGCCGCCTCCGGCAGCACCTGTAACGCTTGGGGTGGCCCTCGTGATGGGCGCGAACGGAGTGATGACGGGCTCGCAGCTCGTGGTCTCCGCCGAGTGGGTGGAGATGATTCGGCGGCTCGTGCAGGCGGGCGTCATCTCCCTGCCGGCAGTGAGTGCGGCGGTCCGAATCCACGCCGGTCACGTGCTGATGGCACAGGGGAACGGGGAGCTGCCGCAAGGTGTGCGCGACGCGCTGGGGGACAGCCCGGAAGTTCGCGGCATGCAGGTGAGGGGCAGGGCTGGGGCGGGCATGTCCGATGCGCCGAAGCATCACGTGCTACCCAACGAATATCGAGAGTGGTTCGAGCAACGCGGCTTCAAGGGAGCCATGGACATCGATCAGTTTTGCGTGAGGCTCGAGCAGGCACAGCATGAGGCGCTTCACGGAGGTGGTAACTGGAAGCTGGGGCGCACGTGGCCGGGCGAGTGGAACCGGATGATCATGGAGACGCTGCGAGAGGCCGAAGTTGAAGCTGGACGTAGGCTGACGCGGAATGAGATCTTGAAGGAGGTCGCGAAGCACATGCGGGACTATCAAATTCCAATGAGCTTCACCCCTGGGGCTGGTCGATGA
- a CDS encoding class II aldolase/adducin family protein: protein MTGEGEHRALREAMIATARRMNSAGLNQGTSGNLSVRVAGGFLLTPTGMDYDALVPEDLVFMRFDGSHEGRRRPSSEWQLHRDLLAARQDMGAVLHTHSMFSTTLACLRKSIPAFHYMISAAGGTDVRCAEYATFGSAELAQNTLAALEGRKACLLANHGLVVLGVDLPAAFKLAVEVETLAAMYWRALQVGTPVVLDGAEMTRVIDRFKTYGQQPALPEDSQD, encoded by the coding sequence GTGACGGGGGAGGGTGAGCACCGGGCGCTGCGCGAGGCGATGATCGCCACCGCGCGGCGGATGAACAGCGCGGGCCTCAACCAGGGCACCTCGGGGAACCTGAGCGTGCGCGTGGCGGGCGGCTTCCTGCTCACCCCCACCGGCATGGACTACGACGCGCTCGTCCCCGAGGACCTCGTGTTCATGCGCTTCGACGGGAGCCACGAGGGCCGGCGACGTCCGTCCTCGGAATGGCAGCTCCACCGCGACCTGCTCGCGGCGCGGCAGGACATGGGCGCGGTGCTCCACACGCATTCCATGTTCAGCACGACGCTCGCGTGTCTGCGCAAGAGCATCCCCGCGTTCCACTACATGATCTCCGCGGCGGGGGGCACGGACGTGCGCTGCGCGGAGTACGCCACGTTCGGCTCGGCGGAGCTGGCGCAGAACACCCTGGCCGCGCTGGAGGGGCGCAAGGCCTGCCTCCTGGCCAACCACGGCCTCGTGGTGCTGGGCGTGGACCTGCCCGCGGCCTTCAAGCTGGCGGTGGAGGTGGAGACGCTGGCCGCCATGTACTGGCGCGCCCTCCAGGTGGGCACGCCCGTGGTGCTCGACGGCGCGGAGATGACGCGCGTCATCGACCGCTTCAAGACCTACGGCCAGCAGCCCGCGCTCCCTGAAGACTCCCAGGACTGA
- a CDS encoding dehydrogenase, translating into MAYMLLVLESGAERRTRPPDVARRAFERMGQFVESITARGVCKFADSLKSDAEGVRLTVRAGKPLVSDGPFTEAKEIVGGFFYLDVQTREEAMAIARECPASEWATLELRETGPCFY; encoded by the coding sequence ATGGCATACATGCTGTTGGTGTTGGAGTCAGGCGCGGAGCGGCGCACTCGGCCGCCGGATGTAGCGCGGCGCGCCTTCGAGCGCATGGGGCAGTTCGTCGAGAGCATCACGGCGCGAGGCGTGTGCAAGTTCGCCGACTCGCTCAAGTCCGACGCCGAGGGCGTGCGGCTCACGGTGCGAGCCGGAAAGCCGCTGGTCAGCGACGGGCCCTTCACGGAGGCGAAGGAGATTGTCGGGGGCTTCTTCTACCTCGACGTCCAGACGCGCGAAGAGGCCATGGCCATCGCGAGAGAGTGTCCCGCGAGCGAGTGGGCCACCCTCGAACTGCGTGAGACCGGCCCCTGCTTCTACTAG
- a CDS encoding LysR family transcriptional regulator, which produces MALRTDLLPALAAFESAARHQNFAHAAKELHLTASAVSHHVRQLEARLGLVLFQRHARGVALTPQGRQLADAASSAMSDMDSVMRNLLAGRDWPERVRVSMLHSLAYGWLLPRLPAFVRVHPGIRVHVDTEAALARFDEGGADLAIRYGQGPWPGLTAHHLMDDALFPVASPVLPGLASLREAADLAALPLIADLSRQGWNDWFRAAGVRDARIDERFHFSDTSAALMAATQGLGVVLARERVSAAYLADGRLVRLPGPSMTTRFSYFVVYPAHRRLRPAAKSFADWVLAQPEPARVR; this is translated from the coding sequence TTGGCCCTGCGAACGGACCTGCTTCCCGCGCTGGCGGCGTTTGAGTCCGCCGCCCGCCACCAGAACTTCGCCCATGCGGCGAAGGAGCTGCACCTGACCGCCAGCGCGGTCAGCCACCACGTGCGCCAGTTGGAGGCGCGGCTGGGGCTCGTCCTGTTTCAGCGTCACGCGCGCGGGGTGGCGCTGACGCCGCAGGGGCGCCAACTCGCCGATGCGGCCAGCTCCGCGATGTCCGACATGGACAGCGTGATGCGCAACCTGCTCGCGGGACGGGACTGGCCCGAGCGGGTGCGCGTCTCGATGCTGCACTCGCTGGCCTATGGGTGGCTGCTGCCGCGTCTGCCCGCGTTCGTTCGGGTGCACCCGGGCATTCGCGTGCACGTCGACACCGAGGCGGCGCTGGCGCGGTTTGACGAGGGCGGCGCGGACCTCGCCATCCGCTACGGGCAGGGCCCCTGGCCTGGACTGACCGCGCATCACTTGATGGACGACGCCTTGTTCCCCGTGGCCTCGCCTGTGCTGCCGGGGCTCGCGAGCTTGCGCGAGGCCGCGGACCTCGCGGCGCTGCCGCTCATCGCCGACCTGTCTCGGCAGGGTTGGAACGACTGGTTCCGCGCGGCGGGGGTGAGGGACGCGCGAATCGACGAGCGCTTCCACTTCAGCGACACGTCCGCCGCGCTGATGGCGGCCACCCAGGGACTCGGCGTGGTGCTGGCGCGTGAGCGCGTCTCGGCGGCGTATCTCGCGGATGGGCGGCTCGTTCGCTTGCCTGGACCTTCCATGACCACGCGCTTTTCGTACTTCGTGGTGTACCCCGCGCATCGGCGATTGAGACCGGCGGCGAAGTCGTTCGCGGATTGGGTGCTGGCGCAGCCGGAACCCGCGCGAGTGCGCTAG
- the nagB gene encoding glucosamine-6-phosphate deaminase yields MNLRVFSSEKEAAEACAARLAEAVRLQPDLVLGLPTGRTPLNVYRELVALTRRGGLDLSRVVTFNLDEFLGLPPEDAGSFRAYMERHLFHHVNLSPERIHFLDGSAEDAEAECARYDAALAAVGGLDLLLLGIGPNGHIAFNEPGESLVASCHRARLSRETRLANAMLFGDDPSRVPMAALTLGVSSILQARRVVLLAFGASKAAAVTAMLHGPVTPHCPASFLQLHRDVEVWLDEPAARGVRHHRPR; encoded by the coding sequence GTGAACCTGCGTGTCTTCAGCTCCGAGAAGGAAGCCGCCGAGGCCTGTGCCGCCCGTCTCGCGGAGGCGGTGCGTTTGCAGCCGGACCTTGTGCTGGGGCTGCCCACCGGCCGCACCCCGCTCAACGTCTACCGGGAGTTGGTGGCGCTCACGCGACGCGGGGGGCTGGACCTCTCGCGGGTGGTGACCTTCAACCTGGACGAGTTCCTGGGGCTGCCGCCCGAGGACGCAGGCAGCTTCCGCGCGTACATGGAGCGGCACCTGTTTCATCACGTGAACCTCTCGCCCGAGCGCATCCACTTCCTCGATGGGAGCGCGGAGGACGCCGAGGCCGAGTGCGCCCGTTACGACGCGGCGCTCGCCGCCGTGGGGGGACTGGACCTGCTCCTGTTGGGCATCGGCCCCAATGGACACATCGCCTTCAACGAGCCGGGCGAGTCGCTGGTGGCCTCGTGTCACCGCGCGCGCCTCAGTCGCGAGACGCGGCTGGCCAATGCCATGTTGTTCGGAGACGACCCCTCGCGCGTGCCGATGGCGGCGCTGACCTTGGGGGTGTCCAGCATCCTCCAGGCGCGGCGCGTGGTGTTGCTCGCGTTCGGTGCGAGCAAGGCGGCGGCGGTGACCGCCATGCTGCACGGGCCGGTGACGCCGCACTGTCCGGCCTCTTTCCTCCAGCTCCACCGGGACGTGGAGGTCTGGTTGGACGAGCCCGCGGCGCGCGGGGTGCGGCACCACCGCCCGCGGTGA
- a CDS encoding NUDIX hydrolase, with amino-acid sequence MNGGEAWLGNVKARLYERARALGYASLTAFADARPAVPLYALADELGREDVAAVQVLSGLLYEAEQRKQVARFVRDVLVRELSERFPSGWPEMLDDTIRGEVAMMLGSWTAYTPDSHKERVRQARAVLRASPPRVGWRPLGPDDEFLQMLLPDEEA; translated from the coding sequence ATGAATGGCGGAGAGGCCTGGCTCGGCAACGTCAAGGCTCGGCTGTATGAACGAGCCCGTGCTCTCGGCTATGCCTCGCTCACCGCTTTCGCTGATGCTCGTCCAGCGGTCCCTCTGTATGCACTCGCCGACGAACTGGGGCGAGAGGATGTGGCTGCGGTGCAGGTACTCAGCGGCTTGTTGTATGAGGCGGAGCAGCGCAAACAGGTCGCTCGCTTTGTTCGAGACGTGCTGGTTCGTGAGTTGTCCGAACGTTTTCCGAGTGGCTGGCCGGAGATGCTGGACGACACAATTCGTGGCGAGGTCGCGATGATGCTCGGGTCGTGGACCGCCTACACTCCTGATTCGCACAAGGAGCGAGTCAGGCAGGCGAGAGCCGTACTTCGCGCGTCGCCTCCTCGCGTTGGCTGGCGTCCTCTCGGTCCCGACGATGAGTTTCTGCAGATGCTCCTCCCCGACGAAGAGGCCTGA
- a CDS encoding 6-phosphofructokinase, which yields MKVAVLTGGGDCPGLNAVIRAIVRRASEHGIEMMGLRDGWKGLLDDNHFRLTRETTSGILHRGGTILGTSRVNPFKVENGLERVKRAVERNGIHAIIAIGGEGTLSAATRMSQEGLRIVGVPKTIDNDLNGTDFTFGFDTAVSIATEAVDRLHSTAESHKRVIVCEVMGRHVGWIATYAGIAGGADVILVPEIPADLERVAQHIQRRHAGGRSFSIVVVAEGTRIKMAADQGEQLITTGSLDEAGRPRLGGVGNLIAAEIERRTGFETRVSVLGHIQRGGAPTAHDRVLATRYGVHACDMVARGEFGKMAALRGNEIVSEELSVATRELKQVPRSFFEVAQVFFG from the coding sequence ATGAAAGTCGCCGTGCTCACTGGCGGGGGAGACTGCCCCGGCCTCAACGCCGTCATCCGAGCCATCGTCCGTCGTGCCAGCGAGCACGGTATTGAAATGATGGGCCTGCGCGATGGCTGGAAGGGATTGCTGGACGACAATCACTTCCGCCTCACGCGAGAGACCACCTCCGGCATCCTGCACCGCGGTGGCACCATCCTCGGCACCTCGCGCGTCAACCCGTTCAAGGTGGAGAACGGCCTGGAGCGCGTGAAGCGCGCCGTGGAGCGCAATGGCATCCACGCCATCATCGCCATCGGCGGCGAGGGCACCCTGTCCGCCGCCACGCGCATGTCCCAGGAGGGCCTGCGCATCGTCGGCGTGCCGAAGACCATCGACAACGACCTCAACGGCACGGACTTCACCTTCGGCTTCGACACGGCGGTGAGCATCGCCACCGAGGCGGTGGACCGGCTCCACTCCACCGCCGAGTCCCACAAGCGCGTCATCGTCTGCGAGGTGATGGGCCGGCACGTCGGGTGGATCGCCACCTACGCGGGCATCGCGGGCGGCGCGGACGTCATCCTCGTGCCAGAGATTCCCGCGGACCTGGAGCGCGTCGCGCAGCACATCCAGCGCCGACATGCCGGCGGGCGCTCCTTCTCCATCGTCGTGGTGGCCGAGGGCACCCGCATCAAGATGGCGGCGGACCAGGGTGAGCAGCTCATCACCACCGGCTCGCTGGACGAGGCCGGCCGGCCTCGGCTGGGCGGCGTGGGCAATCTCATCGCGGCGGAGATCGAGCGGCGCACGGGCTTCGAGACGCGCGTGTCCGTGCTGGGCCACATCCAGCGCGGCGGCGCCCCCACGGCCCACGACCGCGTGCTGGCCACCCGCTATGGCGTGCATGCCTGCGACATGGTGGCCCGCGGCGAGTTCGGGAAGATGGCCGCGCTGCGCGGCAATGAGATTGTCAGCGAGGAGCTGTCCGTCGCGACCCGCGAACTCAAGCAGGTGCCGCGCTCGTTCTTCGAGGTCGCCCAGGTGTTCTTCGGCTGA
- a CDS encoding long-chain fatty acid--CoA ligase — translation MLTGRMMDFPLTLTHFLERARTYFARSEIVSRNPDKSLHRYTYADFYRRTCQLAHALTKLGVKQGDRVATLSWNHYRHLEVYFGVPAMGAVMHTLNLRLHPTDLGYIARHAEDQVVIVDRSLLPLLEKFQAAVPSLKHVIVVPDDGPVPEGMLDYEKLLGPEPTHFDFPRLDENTAAALCYTSGTTGNPKGVLYSHRSTVLHTLVCCLPEVLGLREADTVLPVVPMFHAAAWGLPFDCVATGAKIVFPGPHLDPPSLLDLMAEEKVTIAGGVPTIWLGILALLDREPTRWDLHAMRTMVIGGSAAPPSLIDGFRKRHDLEVLHAWGMTEMNPLGTLARLKGDLHHATPEAQLAANASQGFPVPFVETRHVSDTGEVLPWDNATMGELEVRGPWVAASYFSNEGGDRFSSDGWFKTGDVVTIDPEGYLHITDRSKDVIKSGGEWISSVALENALMSHPAVLEAAVFAGRHPRWDERPLAAVVFKQGQQATKEELAAHLEKLVTKWWLPDDYLFIPQIPRTSTGKFLKTKLREDFGDHLLKASGTASSGS, via the coding sequence ATGCTCACCGGCCGCATGATGGACTTTCCGCTCACGCTGACCCACTTCCTGGAGCGTGCGCGCACGTACTTCGCCCGCTCGGAGATTGTCAGCCGCAACCCGGACAAGTCCTTGCATCGCTATACGTACGCGGACTTCTACCGGCGCACGTGTCAGCTCGCCCATGCCCTGACGAAACTGGGAGTGAAGCAGGGCGACCGGGTGGCCACCCTGAGCTGGAATCACTATCGTCACCTGGAGGTGTATTTCGGCGTGCCCGCCATGGGCGCGGTGATGCACACGCTGAACCTCCGCCTGCACCCCACGGACCTGGGCTACATCGCGCGCCACGCCGAGGACCAGGTCGTCATCGTGGACCGCTCTCTGCTCCCCCTGCTGGAGAAGTTCCAGGCCGCGGTGCCCTCGCTGAAGCATGTCATCGTCGTCCCGGATGACGGGCCCGTGCCCGAGGGCATGCTCGACTACGAGAAGCTGCTGGGGCCCGAGCCCACCCACTTCGACTTCCCCCGCCTGGACGAGAACACCGCCGCGGCGCTCTGCTACACGTCCGGCACCACGGGCAACCCCAAGGGCGTGCTCTACAGCCACCGCTCCACGGTGCTGCACACGCTGGTGTGCTGTCTTCCCGAGGTGCTCGGGCTGCGCGAAGCGGACACCGTGCTCCCGGTGGTGCCCATGTTCCACGCGGCGGCCTGGGGGCTCCCCTTCGACTGCGTGGCCACCGGCGCGAAGATTGTCTTTCCCGGACCGCACCTGGACCCGCCATCGCTGCTCGACTTGATGGCCGAGGAGAAGGTGACCATCGCCGGAGGCGTGCCCACCATCTGGCTGGGCATCCTCGCCCTGCTCGACCGCGAGCCGACGCGCTGGGACCTCCACGCCATGCGCACCATGGTGATTGGTGGCTCGGCCGCGCCGCCGTCGCTCATTGATGGCTTCCGCAAGCGCCACGACCTGGAGGTGCTGCACGCCTGGGGCATGACGGAGATGAACCCCCTGGGCACGCTGGCGCGGCTCAAGGGAGACCTGCACCACGCCACCCCCGAGGCCCAGCTCGCGGCCAATGCCTCGCAGGGCTTCCCCGTGCCCTTCGTGGAGACGCGCCACGTGAGCGACACCGGAGAAGTGCTGCCCTGGGACAACGCGACCATGGGCGAGCTGGAGGTGCGCGGGCCCTGGGTGGCGGCCTCCTATTTCAGCAACGAGGGCGGGGACCGCTTCTCCTCGGATGGTTGGTTCAAGACAGGCGATGTGGTCACCATCGACCCCGAGGGGTACCTGCACATCACCGACCGCAGCAAGGATGTCATCAAGTCGGGAGGTGAGTGGATCAGCTCCGTGGCGTTGGAGAACGCGCTGATGAGCCACCCGGCCGTGCTGGAGGCCGCGGTGTTCGCGGGCCGGCACCCGCGCTGGGATGAGCGTCCGCTGGCCGCGGTCGTGTTCAAACAAGGACAGCAGGCCACGAAGGAGGAGCTGGCCGCGCACCTGGAGAAGCTCGTCACCAAGTGGTGGCTGCCGGACGACTATTTGTTCATCCCCCAGATTCCGCGGACCTCCACTGGCAAGTTCCTCAAGACGAAGCTGCGCGAGGACTTCGGCGATCACCTGCTCAAGGCGTCGGGCACCGCCTCCTCGGGCAGCTGA
- a CDS encoding DMT family transporter — protein sequence MSAPALSPATPVSPSLSTSWRTPLELGGLAAVWGASFLFMRMAAKDFGALPLVEVRLVLGALVLLPLLWRARADFTLARWPMLALVGAINSAVPFSLFAWAAQRAPAGVGAITNSMAALFTALVGFVFYGERIGTRRAVALVAGFAGVVVLASGKAAGASLGWAAAAGTTAAFLYGIGANLVRRKLTGLAPGAIAAATLLCASLLLSPFALLSWPEHAIPAKSWAAAAGLGVLCTGIAYAVFFRLIQRIGAARAVTVTYIVPLFGVAWAWLLLDEAVTPSLAIAGVLILGGVVLSQRAPA from the coding sequence ATGAGCGCTCCCGCCCTCTCCCCCGCGACACCCGTCTCCCCCTCCCTCTCCACCTCCTGGCGCACCCCTCTCGAGTTGGGCGGACTGGCCGCCGTCTGGGGCGCGTCCTTCCTCTTCATGCGCATGGCCGCCAAGGACTTCGGCGCGCTGCCCCTGGTGGAGGTCCGGCTGGTGCTCGGGGCGCTCGTGCTGCTGCCCCTCCTGTGGCGCGCGCGCGCCGACTTCACGCTCGCGCGCTGGCCCATGTTGGCGCTGGTGGGCGCCATCAACTCGGCGGTGCCCTTCTCGCTGTTCGCCTGGGCCGCGCAGCGCGCACCCGCGGGCGTGGGCGCCATCACCAACAGCATGGCCGCGCTGTTCACCGCCCTCGTGGGCTTCGTGTTCTACGGCGAGCGCATCGGAACGCGGCGAGCGGTGGCGCTGGTCGCGGGCTTCGCGGGCGTGGTGGTCCTCGCGAGCGGGAAGGCGGCGGGGGCCAGCCTCGGCTGGGCGGCGGCGGCGGGTACCACGGCCGCGTTCCTGTATGGCATTGGCGCCAACCTGGTGCGCCGCAAGCTCACCGGACTGGCCCCGGGCGCGATCGCCGCGGCGACGCTGCTCTGCGCCTCGCTGCTGCTGTCGCCCTTCGCGCTGCTCTCGTGGCCCGAGCACGCCATCCCGGCGAAGTCCTGGGCCGCCGCCGCGGGGCTCGGAGTGTTGTGCACCGGCATCGCCTACGCGGTGTTCTTCCGGCTCATCCAGCGCATCGGCGCGGCCCGAGCCGTCACGGTGACGTACATCGTCCCGCTGTTCGGCGTGGCCTGGGCGTGGCTGCTGTTGGACGAGGCGGTGACGCCCAGTCTGGCGATCGCCGGCGTGCTCATCCTCGGCGGCGTGGTGCTGAGCCAGCGCGCGCCGGCCTGA